Part of the Triticum aestivum cultivar Chinese Spring chromosome 4D, IWGSC CS RefSeq v2.1, whole genome shotgun sequence genome is shown below.
gggctggtgcaagcatctcggagttggaacattcgctttgatgagatgatcaaagcgtttgggtttacacagacttatggagaagcctgtgtttacaagaaagtgagtgggagctctgtagcatttctcatattatatgtggatgacatactattgatgggaaatgatatagaattcttggaaagtataaaggcatatttgaataagtgtttttcaatgaaggaccttggagaagctgcttatatattaggcatcaagatctatagagatatatcaagacgcctcattggtctttcacagagtacataccttgacaagatattgaagaagtccaatatggatcagtccaagaaggggttcttgcctgtattgcaaggtgtgcaattgagcacggctcaatgcccgaccacggcagaagatagagaaaagatgagtgtcatcccctatgcctcggccatagggtctataatgtatgccatgttgtgtaccagacctgatgtaaaccttgccgtaagtttggtaggaaggtaccaaagtaatcccggcatggaacactggacagcggtcaagaatatcctgaagtacctgaaaaggactaaggatatgtttctcgtttatggaggtgacgaagagctcgtcgtaaagggttacgtcgacgctagcttcgacacagatctggatgactccaagtcacaaaccggatacgtgtatattttgaatggaggggcagtaagctggtgcagttgcaagcaaagcgtcgtggcgggatctacatgtgaagcggagtacatggcagcctcagaggcagcacaggaagcagtctggataaaggagttcatcaccgacctaggggtgattcccaatgcgtcgggcccgatgactctcttctgtgacaacactggagctattgcccttgccaaggagcccaggtttcacaggaagaccaggcatatcaagtgtcgcttcaactccattcgtgaaagtgttcaaaattgagacatagatatttgtaaagtacatacggacctgaatgtagcagatccgttgactaaacctctccctagatcaaaacatgatcaacaccagaacgctatgggtgttcgattcatcacaatgtaactagattattgactctagtgcaagtgggagactattggaaatatgccctagaggcaataataaatggttattattatatttctttgttcatgctataattgtgttatccgaaaatcgtaatacatgtgtgaatacatagaccacaatgtgtccctagtaagcctctagttgactagctcgttgatcaacagatagtcatggtttcctgactatggacattggatgtcattgataacgggatcacatcattaggagaatgatgtgatggacaagacccaatcctaagcatagctcaaagatcgtgtagttcgtttgctagagcttttccaatgtcaagtatcttttccttagaccatgagatcgtgtaactcccggatgccgtaggagtgctttgggtgtgccaaacgtcacaacgtaactgggtgactataaaggtacactacgggtatctctgaaagtgtctgttgggttgacacggatcgagactgggatttgtcactccgtatgacggagaggtatctctgggcccactcggtaatgcatcatcataatgagctcaatgtgactaaggagttagtcacgggatcatgcattgcggtacgagtaaagagacttgccggtaacgagattgaacaaggtattgggataccgacgatcgaatctcgggcaagtaacataccgattgacaaagggaattgtatacgggattgattgaatcctcgacatcgtggttcatccgatgagatcatcgtggaacatgtgggagccaacatgggtatccagatcccgctgctggttattgatcggagaggcgtctcggtcatgtctgcatgtctcccgaacccgtagggtctacacacttaaggttcggtgacgctagggttgtagagatatgagtatgcggaaacccgaaagttgttcggagtcccggatgagatcccggacgtcaccaggagttccggaatggtccggaggtgaagaattatatataggaagtccagtttcggccaccgggaaagtttcgggggttatcagtattgtaccgggaccaccggaagggtcccgggggtccaccgggtggggccacctatcccggagggccccatgggctgaagtgggaagggaaccagcccttagtgggctggggcgcccccccttgggcctccccctgcgcctagggttggaaaccctaggggtgggggcgccccacttggcttggggggaagccaccccccccttggagatctgatctcccagggccgccccccccccccctccaggggtcctatatatagtggggggagggagggcagcaacaccacagcccctggcgcctccctctccccctgcaacacctctccctctcgcagaagcttggcgaagccctgccgagatccccgctacatccaccaccacgccgtcgtgctgctggatctccatcaacctctccttcccccttgctggatcaagaaggaggagacgtcgctgctccgtacgtgtgttgaacgcgggggtgccgttcgttcggcactcggtcatcggtgatttggatcacggcgagtacgactccatcatccccgttcactagaacgcttccgctcgcgatctacaagggtatgtagatgcactcatttcccctcgttgctagtatactccatagatggatcttggtgatgcgtaggaaattttaaaattctgctacgatccccaacaggtagaaccgctcctctggagctgtagtaccgtggcccccaggccaagtgccgctacattgcggtagtaggggcggatgtagttttttacatccgcgcctccgcggtagtaccgcaccttgtgcgcggtagtaccgcgcgcggCCTGGCTCATCCGccacgcggtagtaccactcctccagctgtagtaccgtgtcggatttttgcatcgtttgattttcagcggaagtaggcacggatgtatttttattcatccgcgtcTTTCCCAGGCTAGGccattcctgccttgcggtagtaccgcaagggggagcggtagtaccgctcctgcggaAGTACTGCTCTCAGCCTCTGTGCTTCAGGCTTGACCTAGTTCCTgccgtagcagcggtagtaccgcggtcacccgcggtagtaccgtgtggccgtgcggtagtaccgcttgtcagggGCGGTAGTGCCGCGAGTCGCGGGCTGGTTAGGTGGATAACAGTTGGATTTAGTTCTcgactataaaaggggtgtcttcttcctctagttgaccacctcttccaaccctaagctccattgttgctccgagctcctttttcgcccgatctcactccctagccaatcaaacttgttgatttgctcgggagtggttgagaaggccccgatctacacttccaccaagagaaatttgacttccccccactaatcccttgcggatcttgttactcttgggtgtttgagcaccctagacggttgaggtcaccgcggagccatagtccattgtggtgaagcttcatggtgtcattgggagcctccaattaacttgtggagattgccccaaccttgtttgtaaaggttcggtcgccgcctccaagggcaccaatagtggaatcatggcatctcgcattgtgtgagggcgtgaggagaatacggtggccctagtggcttcttggggagcattgtgcctccacaccgctccaacggagacgtacttcccttcaaaggaaaggaacttcggtaacacatcctcgtcttcaccggctccactcttggttatctcgtgcctttacttgtgcaagcttatttgtgctatatctcttgcttgcttgtgtgcttattgttgttgcatcatataggttgctcacctagttgcatatctagacaacctactttgatgcaaactttaaattggtaaagaaaagctaaaaattgttagttgcctattcacccccccccctctagtcaactatatcgatcctttcacataatttataggaacaagaatcaactagcataggaaggcaaaacaagtataacttcaaaactttaagcacatagagaggaaacttgatattattgcaactcctacaggcatatattcctccatcatcataattttcagtagcatcatgaatgaattcaacaatataaccatcacatagagcattcttttcatgatctataagcatagaaatttttctactcttcacataagcaaaattcttctcattcagaatagtgggatcactaattcctaaagtcgacactcttccaaacccaccttagatgatagtattattcatactccaaaagatataagtgaatttcatggagcattccacaattaatatagactaaccaatatccaagctcaaaatatgtaagtgaagcacacgaaacattctataaaaccatactcaaaagatttaagtgaagcacaaagggcaattctataagatcatacttaaaagatataagtgaagcacatgaagtattctataaatcaatgaagggctatctcatgctagcatggttcgtaaaggaaaaacaaaaacacaaaggacacaaatcatgtgaacaaaacaaaaaccgaggtataccgatatttgctgaagaagaaagatgggatgccaaccggggcatccccaagcttagatgcttgagtatcctttaaaatatttacttggggtgccttggtcatccccaagcttgaactcttgcctctctttattcttctcatattgatagttcctcgatcttcaaacacttcatccacacagaacttTAACAAAAaatttgtgagatccgttagtgtaataaagcaaactaccactttaaggtactgtaatgaactcattatttatttatattggtgttaaacctactgtattccaacttctttatggttcataccccccgatactagccatagattgatcaaaataagcaaacaacacacgcaaaacagaatctgtcaaaaacaagacagtctgtagtaatctggaggtttagcaaacttctgtaactccaaaaattatgaaataaatttgacaatttgaacaatttgtacagaagtaatgtgaaaaacgtttcagacccatttgactttccagtaaaaaatgtaaaatcatgcgctacagccaaagtttctgtttttgttctgcacatagtaaacaagcgatctaatcatcctaaaaccaaaacttggcatattatttttataatacaatggatatatacaaggggataattatttatagagaacctttcatgaaaaattctacattgtttccgtgagcatgaacacaagtgctcaaggtcgaccctcacttcttcaatgcaaaacttttcaatcacttctctttttgaaaaactttttaggcatgagaggcaagtaaatttttttttggtattttcattcttaaattttttttgtatgtttcacccacaactaaacataaacaaaaaggaaaaacaaaatctacttagtgaagaaagcaagaaagcacacacgagaatatcaaccccacgctattactccccggcaacggcgccagaaaagagcttgataatccccaagtgcagggaatcatcgtagcaattcccaatggtggaagtgataagtatggagtgtcgaacccacaaggagctaaaggtaagatcaatattctctcaagtcctatctgccactgatatgactctatgtacaccgaacgtttgcttccaactagaaacgagaactaaaactacattgtgggtatgaagaggataactttgcatggtatcggagagctaaaatataaaagtaggtgttgttatcataaagttagaatatattataaatagcgagtgtggaataatgatggatcggtgtgcggaattgtcctaggcaattgttaacaagaccggtagtcgtcattgcaatttcatatgagggagaggcataagctaacatactttctctacttggatcatatgcacttatgattggaactctagcaagcatccgcaactactaaagatcattaaggtaaaacccaaccatagcattaaagcatcaagtcctctttattcccatacgcaacaacccccttactcgggtttgtgtttcaggcactcaccaacccactataagcgaatcatgaacgtattgcaacaccctacagcgggaatccctcacgcttgcgcgacacggagggcaccataggacagcaccaaaataaaacatacaactcctaccaatctagatcatcaatcaacccaaagacaaaggatatctactcaaaacatcataggatggcaacacatcattggatcataatatgtggcataaagcaccatgttcaagtagggattacagcggggtgcgggagagtggaccgcgtaaaagagatgaggatggtgatggtggtggtgatgttgatgaagacgatcaccgcggcgatgattcccctctcgatggcactccggtgccaccaagagagaggaggagaggttctcccccttgtgcttcctcctccatggcctcccccccccctagatggggagaggttctccctctggtccttggccttcatggcgatgatggcccctccgggatcctcctccatggcctccggtgatgatggccccctccagcagggtgccagagagggcctagattgatttcttgtggctacagaggcttgcggcggcggaacttctgatttagtggaaaactcatatgcaagATGATAAACAGTAAAACCTGACTcatagtctcgcctctaagacaacctcaagtgttgtttgtgatcatgttttcggatcttaggatatcgttaagtgtaacgatagtcttCAAAAACCATGTAGTATTGTTAGGATTATATCCACGACATCTCATGTATAataaaaatgtatacaaaaaatatacaatgtgtgtgaaaaCAGTTGATCGTGTATTTAGAAGATATTAATCAAGCAATTGAAAAAATGTTAATTTGTATTTAAAAATTGATAATCAAGCACTTGAAAAATGTTATATGTAtatagaaaaaaatgttaatcgagcattttaatttttttaatgtcTATTGGAAAACTGTTGACCATGTATTCGAAAAATGTTAACCTTGTATTTAAATAATTTCAAACCTGTATTCGGAACATGTATTAGATATATACCAAAAATATACAATTTGTATGTAAAGTAATAATGAAAATATAagctctcaaaaaaattatcatgtGTTTCAAAAATATTAAGTGTTTATAAAAATATACAATTTTTTTACTATGTACTCACGAAAAAGTTAACATATGGTGAACAAAAAAGAACCAATCAAAAGCGGCCAAACACAAAGTAAAAAAAGAAGAAACCCAAtaaaaccaaaaagaaagaaaaataaaatatataaacTAGCAAATCACTTCAAagaatgaaaataaaaaataagaaaaacaaagaaaacccaaaaagtaATAAAAATCAGAATAAAGAAAGAaaggcaaaaggaaataaaaaataaaaaacaaaaaacaagtgAAAATCAAGAAAGAAACTAAGAAAATCAATGAATAAGCAAAGAAAATAGGAGAAAACATGTATAAAACAAagaataaagaaagaaaaacaagtaaaaaagaaacaaaaattccCGGATAAAACTAGACTAAACCATTCAGCAACCAACCCACCAAGCGAGCTAGCAAACCAGCGAACTCGAACAAAGGAACCCAGTGGAAAAAAAAGGTGAACATGGGCCGGCCTAGTAGCTACATTGCGGGGGCCGCTACATTGCGCTGAAAATGGGCCGGCCTTCAGTTTGCGTCTCCTATTTGACAGGTAGGTCGTTCGTTAGCGACCTAGCCCCTACCCCTTACAGGATCTGATTTTCTTTTGCGCCATCCCATTTCGGGCTCCTTCTCCATCAGTTTTGGGAAGGTTGTAGAATCTAATCTGAAGCcgttttttcctctgtttttttatttttctttctttttctttttacgttattttttattttcttttttcttttctattctgttgtatttttcttcttctttcctattttaattttccttttatttttctcctttctgACCATTTCTCAATTTTGTGAACATATTTTCTCAAATCGCGAACGCTTTTTTAAAATCTTGAACATATTTTTACTCGTCAACATGTGAaagtttttcaaatttgtgaacatttttcaccAAGTCGCGATTTTTTTTGGAAATGACAAACATTTTTATAAATTTGCAAACATTTCTTGAAATTGTGAACACTTTTTTTATCCCATGAACCATTTTTTAGATCggtgaaaattttccaatagaggcGCATTTTTCTGAAATTGGTAGAACAGTTTTTGTAATTAAAGAACATATTTTTGTTTTGATGAATATTTAGAAATGTATGGATATTTATTGTATCAGggaatatttttaaaaattcataCCAGTTTTTGATTCACAATTGTTTTTTCAATTTCATAACCATTTTTGATTCACAATTTATTTTTTCAATTTCATAACATTTTTTGGAAAAtcaggaatattttttgaaaccACGAATACTTTTTGATGTCCTGAACatgtttttattttaatttttaaaaGAAATTTCAGAACATTTTGAAATCCCAAATTAACTAAAATAGAGAAAATCCGAAAAGAAAAGAATAAATTAAAAATCAAGCGCGACGCACATGGGATGACCCAAAATGGCATGCTGGGGAGTGACCAGTGCTAAAAATTTGAAAGTTCGATCTTTTTATAATATAAAaaatatgaaaatatgaaaaatttcTGGAAAATTAATTTaggaaaattctgaattttttgggaaaaaatcaattttttaagtcgatcattttttgaaaatttaaataaaatttgatatattttgtagaaaatctggacattttttaaaactttaacaaattttgaaaatcttgatttttttgtatttttaacattttctgTAAATTAAATTATTTTAGAAGTTCTAAATATTTTTTGAAACACGTTATCGCTCGCTTCGTTCATGCATGCTGACCAGCGAACGACTGTTGGGTGTTCTCTCTTCGTGCATGCTAAGAGGGTATTTGGGTTCCCTAAAAAAGAAAGTATTTAGGCTGAGCTCGTGCATGTTGAGGCGGCTCCGTGCAGCGtgccaaacacccaaaaatggCTCGAGAAGGGTACTTTTGTGCTCATGCACCCTCCAGCActctaccaaacacaccctatatggcATAGCACATGCCAGGCAGCGGACGCGCGCCCATTTTGGGCAGGCCCATGAGCTGCAGCGGGGAGGCCCCCTATTTTCTTGTTTCCTTCTTATTTCGTTTTTTTATGATTCAGGATTTCAAAAACATTCCAAAATTTGAAAAATATGCGAACTTCAAAAATGCTCGTGGAGCCAAAAACGTAGCTCAATTTGAATAATGttgatgaatttgaaaaaatgtccatgaattttGATAATGATGACCTTTTTTTATCAGATGAACAAATTGTGAAtttgacgaacattttttgaaatttatgaacaaatttttatcaagaacattttcttaaaAAGTTGGATGACATTTCTGAAAAATGGATGAAAactttttgaatttgatgaacattttaaaaattgaCGTTGAACCAAACTTTGAGTaagatgaacaatttttgaattagaTGAACATTCTTCAGTTTTTGAACTTGATGAATACATTCTTAATTCAAGATCACTTTTTTTGAAAAATCGGATGAAATTTTTGAAAACtggatgaacattttctaaaattatgCAGAATCTTTTTTGTATTTTATGAAAAACGGTGATGAAGAAGAAATTAAAATTTgaagaataaaaacagaaaaagaaatataaaaaactGGGGGACCTCGCGgcccacatgggccggcccaaaaggCAGGCAGAGGAGGTGGGTGGGGGGGGCGCTACAGGGCTAGGGGGTGTAGGATTATTGATCCAGCTTAGCGCGTGGTACTGAAGGTCGAGACGAAAGAAGCACTCGCGCTAAGCTGATCAATAATTCTACACGTACAAAGAGGCTACGTAAACCTTCCTTCCTAATTCTATCCCCCTCCCCCCTATTTTCAGTGGGGGTGGGCCCCGCCTCTGCCTAACACCAACCAAAATTTATCAACTACCTAATCACGTAACATTACGTTAACTTCTTTCCTAAGTGTGGCATTGCTCAAGCTGGATATAGTCGCCGCGCAATTGAACGCCAGAAACGCACGATGAACACAAGAAGAGGCTCGTCCTCCTCGTACGGCTGTCCTGTAACCTCGGCTTGTTTGCGAGCTCAAGGCCCATGCGCAACCCTCATTCTCGGGCTTGTCCCAAATTAGCACGCGCTTATAAAATGACGAATCCTCATCTCCGGCTCCTATTTAGTCCAACTTGTAAGAAATAAAGTAGACCCCTTCCATTGGTTGAGGGGCTCAAACCTCCTAAACACCTCCCATTTGATTGTATAATTGTATCAACTGATCGGGAGGTGTTGATCGTCGTAAACCATGAGCAAAGGCGCCATAATCGGCGCGTCCACCGTCCTGGTGGTGGCGGTCGTCGCTGCCGTCTGCGTCGTGTCCTTCAAAGAAGCTAAAAATGAGGAGGACAGCACGGAGCTGACGACGTCGATCAAGTCGATCAAGTCCTTCTGCCAGCCCGTGGACTACAAGGCGGCGTGCGAGAAGACGCTGGGGGAGACGGCCGGCAATGCGACGACCACGACGGAGCTGGCCAAGGCCATCTTCAAGGCCACCTCGGAGCGGATCGAGAAGGCCGTGCAGGAGTCCAGCCTGCTCAACGAGCTCAAACATGACCCACGCACGTCGGGCGCGCTCAAGAACTGCAAGGAGATGCTCCACTATGCCATCGACGACCTCAAGACCACCTTCGACCAGCTCGGCGGCTTCGAGATGACCAACTTCAAGCACGCCATGGACGACCTCAAGACGTGGCTCACCTCCGCGCTCACGTACCAGGAGACCTGCATTGACGGCTTCGCCAACACCACGACCGACGCCTCCGCCAAGATGCGCAAGGCGCTTAACGTCTCCCAGGAGCTGACGGAGAACATCCTGTCCATCGTGGACGAGTTCGGGGACACCATCGCCAACCTGGACCTGTCCATCTTCAGCCGGCGGCTGCTCGGGCACGACGGCGCGCCCAGGTGGATGTCGGACGCCAAGCGGAGGCTGCTGGAGGTGTCTCCCAGCGAGCCCGACTTCAAGCCGGACATGACGGTGGCGGCGGACGGCAGCGGCGACTACAAGACCATCAACGAGGCGCTGGCCAAGGTGCCGCTCAAGAGCGAGGACACGTTCGTGATGCACGTCAAGGAGGGCACGTACAAGGAGTACGTCTCCGTGGCGCGCAACGTGACGAACCTCGTCATGATCGGCGACGGGGCCGGCAAGACGGTCATCACGGGGGacaagaacttcatgatgaacatcACCACCAAGGACACGGCCACCATGGAGGCGATCGGCAACGGCTTCTTCATGCGCGGGATCACGGTGGAGAACACGGCGGGCGCCAAGAACCACCAGGCCGTGGCGCTGAGGGTGCAGAGCGACCAGTCGGTGTTCTACGAGTGCCAGTTCGACGGGTACCAGGACACGCTGTACACGCACACCAGCCGGCAGTACTACCGCGACTGCACCGTGAGCGGCACCATCGACTTCATCTTCGGCAACGCGCAGGTGGTGTTCCAGAACTGCGTCCTCCAGGTGCGCAAGTGCATGGAGAACCAGCAGAACATCATCACGGCGCAGGGGCGCAAGGAGAGGCACTCCGCCGGCGGCATCGTCATCCACAACTGCACCATCGAGCCGCACCCGGAGTTCAAGGACCACATCGGCAGGCTCCGGACGTTCCTGGGGCGGCCGTGGAAGGAGCACTCCCGCACCCTCTACATCCAGTCGGAGATCGGCGACCTCATCGACCCGCAGGGGTGGCTGCCGTGGCTCGGCGACTTCGCGCTCAGCACCTGCTACTACGCCGAGGTGGACAACCGGGGGCCGGGGGCCGACATGAGCAATCGCGTCACGTGGAAGGGCGTCAAGCACGTC
Proteins encoded:
- the LOC123097716 gene encoding pectinesterase; the encoded protein is MSKGAIIGASTVLVVAVVAAVCVVSFKEAKNEEDSTELTTSIKSIKSFCQPVDYKAACEKTLGETAGNATTTTELAKAIFKATSERIEKAVQESSLLNELKHDPRTSGALKNCKEMLHYAIDDLKTTFDQLGGFEMTNFKHAMDDLKTWLTSALTYQETCIDGFANTTTDASAKMRKALNVSQELTENILSIVDEFGDTIANLDLSIFSRRLLGHDGAPRWMSDAKRRLLEVSPSEPDFKPDMTVAADGSGDYKTINEALAKVPLKSEDTFVMHVKEGTYKEYVSVARNVTNLVMIGDGAGKTVITGDKNFMMNITTKDTATMEAIGNGFFMRGITVENTAGAKNHQAVALRVQSDQSVFYECQFDGYQDTLYTHTSRQYYRDCTVSGTIDFIFGNAQVVFQNCVLQVRKCMENQQNIITAQGRKERHSAGGIVIHNCTIEPHPEFKDHIGRLRTFLGRPWKEHSRTLYIQSEIGDLIDPQGWLPWLGDFALSTCYYAEVDNRGPGADMSNRVTWKGVKHVTYRQAQEKYTVERFIQGNLWISKYGVPFIPGLLPQEQAAHTDTEPS